A segment of the Triticum urartu cultivar G1812 chromosome 1, Tu2.1, whole genome shotgun sequence genome:
aaaaatattatttatcatctctatctgatctcactttcgtaagtgatcgtgaagggattgacaacccctaagcgcattggttgcgttgagctattgtttttgtgtaggaacgagggactcgagcgtagcctcctactgtattgataccttggttctcaaaaactgagggaaatacttacgctactttgctgcatcatcccttcctcttcagggaaatccaacgcagtgctcaagaggtagcaagaagaatttctggcgctgttgccggggagtctgcgcaaaagtcaacataccaagtacccatcacaatccctatctcccgcattacattatttgccatttgcctctcgttttcctctccccccaattcacccttgccgttttattcgccctctctctctatcctccctctctttctccgtttgccttttgtttgctcgtgtgttagtttgtttgcttgtcgttatggctagtctcttatgtagcaaagtagcgtaagtatttccctcagtttttgagaaccaaggtatcaatatagtaggaggctacgctcgagtccctcgttcCTTCataaaaacaatagctcaacgcaaccaacgcgcttaggggttgtcaatcccttcacggtcacttacgaaagtgagatctgatagagatgataaataatatttttggtatttttggtataaatatgcaaagtaaataaagtaaaagcaaagtaaaagcaaagcaataataaagtgatggagattgatatgatgagaaagagacccgggggccataggtttcactagtggcttctctcaagaccataagtattctatggtgggtgaacaaattactgttgagcaattgacagaattgagcatagttatgagaatatctaggtatgatcatgtatataggcatcacgtccgagacaagtagaccgaaatgatctGCATCTactctactactattactccactcatcgaccgctatccagcatgcatctagagtattaagttaaaaacggAGTGACGCCTTAAGCTAGaggacatgatgtagagggataatttcatgcaatatgataaaaaaaccatcttcttatcctcgatggcaacaatacaatacgtgccttgctgccccttctgtcactgggaaaggacaccgcaagattgaacccaaagctaaacacttctcccatggcaagaacaaccaatctagtaggccaaaccaaactgataattcgaagagacttgcaaagataaccaatcatacataaaagaattcagagaagattcaaatattattcatagatagacttgatcataaacccacaattcatcggtctcaacaaacacgccgcaaaaagaagattacatcgaatagatctccacaagagagggggagaacattgtattgagatccaaaaagagagaagaagccatctagctactagctatggacccgtaggtctgaagtaaactactcacacttcatcggaggggcttggatgatgatgtagaagccctccgtgattgatgccccctccggcggagctctggaacaggccccaagatgggatctcatggatacagaaagttgcggcgatggaactaggtttttggctccgtccccggtcatttgggggtacgtggatatatataggaggaagaagtacgtcggtggagtgcttcgaggggcccacgaggcaggggacgcgccctagggggcgcgcccccctaccctcgtgaccacctcgtggcttccttaacggagggtccaagtctcctcgatcttatctgatgataaaatcacgtttctgaaggttcattccatttggactccgtttgatattccttttcttcgaaaccctaaaacaggcaaaaaacaacaattctgggctgggcctccggtaaataggttagtcccaaaaataatataaaaatgaaaaataaagcccaataatgtctaaaacaatagataatatagcatggagcaatcaaaaattatagatacgttggagacgtatcaccgagCTCCTTAGCGAACGCAAGACAACCAAAGACCCGCAAATGGGAGCCCGCCGGCTTCCGCCCATGCCAGGCCTCGTACGGTGTCCTGCCGTCGAGTGCCTTAGTAGGCGAGTGGTTGAGGATGTAGATGGCCGTCAGCACCGCCTCTCCCCAGAAAACAGCCGGCATCCCTCTCCGCTTGAGGAGATCCCGAGCCATCCCCACGACCGTCTGGTTGCGCCGCTCGACGACTCCGTTTTGCTGCGGGCTGTACGGCGCGGAGTAGTGGCGCTGGATGCCCTCATCGACGCAGTACGACGCGAATTCAGCCGTCGTTGTCAGTGCGCAACACGCGCAATTTGCGGCCGCTCTCCGCCTCCACACCAACCTGCGCGCGCCTGATGGCGTCCGCCGCTTCTCCCTTGCTACCGAGAATCATCGCCCACATGTAGCGAGAGAGATCGTTGATGAGCAGCAGGAAGTAGCGTCAACCTCCTGGTGTGGCTGGCGTCACCGGGCTGCACAAATCTCCGTGCACGAGCTCCAGCTTCTCCTTGGCCCGAAAACTCGCCTGTTGGGGAAAGGGGAGTCGTCTCTGCTTCGTCAGTACGCAGATGTCGCAGAACTGCTCCACATAGTCGAGGTATGGCAGGCCTCGTACCATCTCCTTGGCACTTAGACGCTTCAGAGCCTCAAAATGAAGGTGCCCAAAGCGCTCATGCCATTGTCACGCCTCGTCGTCCCGACGAACAGCGAGACAGACCGGTTGTGCCACCTGCACATCAAGGACGTAAAGTCGATTTTCACCTCTGGGTACCTTGGCGAGAAGGCGACCCTGGCGATCCCAGATGCGTAGGACCCCATGCTCAATCAGCACGCGTGAGCCGTTCTCATCCGGCTGTCCCAAGCTAATGATGGAGTTCCTTAGTGCGGGGATGTAGTAGACACCGGTGAGCAGCCGGTGCTCTCCCGTCTTggtggtgaagatgacggagccGATGCCCTTAATTTCCACTGCGGAGGCATCCCCAAACTTGACGGAGCCTCGCGCATCGGAGTCAAGCTCGGCGAAGAATTCCCTTCGACCGGGCATGTGGTAGGTGGCGCCGGTGTCGAGGCACCACCCCGTAGTCTTGTCTTTCCCGGAGCCATCTCCGAGAAGAGTGTGTGCTTTTGGCTCATCAAGGTGGATGAGAGCTTTTGCGACTGGTGTCATTGAAGATAGCTCAATGCTTGCATGCGCCATGAACAGAGCCGTCTCCTCCTCCTTCGCCTGTGCGACGTGAGCCTGGCCTTGTCGTGGTTGCTGACACTCATTGGCCCAATGGCCAAACCGGCCACAGTTGTGGAAACTGTTGTCTTGTGCCGGCTTGGGCTTGCTAGCGGCGCCGTCCTTAGCACCTCCGCGGGCGTCACCTTCGGCACGTCCTTGTGCCCTGCCCGGGGGGCCTCTTCGCGTCTTACGCTGCTCGCCACGCTTGCGGCCGCCCGTCGTGGAAGAAGGCTCCCCCTTCTTCCTGTCACCAAGGCTGGCATCCCACGGCTCCCGAGTTAGGAGCAGCTTCCCGCCGGTGGTGATGGGCCCCGGGGAAGGTTGTGGCTCGTCGGTGTCGACGACCTTGAGGCGACCTATCACCTCCTCGATTGTCATCATGGAGAGGTCCAGCAAAGACTCGATCGACCGAGCCATCTGCTTGTACTTCTCGGGGATGCACCAAAAAAGCTTCTCAACAGCTCTCTCTCCTCGGTGTAGGTGGCATCACCAAACTTCACCAACTTCCGCAGCAGAGTGTTGAGACGGAGAGCAAAGTCATCAACGTCCTCACCTGGCTTGAAACCCAGGCTCTCCCACTCCTTGCGAAGTGCCTGCAGAGTGGACTTGCGAGCGCGGTCGCTGCCGATGCGTGCCGCGGCGATGGCGTCCCAAGCTTCCTTGGCAGTCCGCTTGCTGGAAAGCGAGAGCTGCATCTTAGGCGGGGACTGCGGCGATGAGGGCGTCCAGCTCCCGTCGGTCCTCTTGGTGGTCAACGTTGCTGTCCTGGACTGCCTCCCACATGCGCCGCACCTGGAGCCTGATCTTCATGATCCCGGCCCACTCGACGTAGTTGGTTTTAGTGAGGGTAGGCCACCCAGCACTGGGACCAACATCCCCGACCACAGTCCAGACCTTGTAGAGGCTGCGGTCCTGGTCGTTGCAGCCGTCATCGCGGTGCGCACCTCCACCTGGAGCGCGGGCGTGCTCGGCTGCCCACTGCGCCGTCCGCTCTTGTGCCACTTTGGCGCGGTCTGCATCAACACCGTCGTCCGCAGGCGCAGAGCTATTGGAGCTGCCGGAGCCGCCGCGGAGTGCCTTGGCATCCGTCGTAGCCTCACGTGATgcgtctgctgctgctgctgcttctacCTCCGCCCTGGCTGCTTCTACCTCCGCTCTAGCCACTGCCAGCTCCGCTGCAACCAGCCTCGACACCCTTGCTGCCGCAGCAGCTATTGCTACAGCTGCTCGCTCACGCTCCTCTGCCACGGCGCGCTCGGCCTCCTGCCGGCGCCGTATGCTCGAGGTAGCAGTGTGCTAAGAACGACCTGCAGACATGGCTCGCTGCAGGGGGTTGTTGCGTGAAGAGGAGGCTGTTGAAGACGAACTGCTGCTCGACAGTCCGAAGGGAGGAAGGTAACCAGAGGCAGACGGAGCAGTTGTTGCTACCGACTTAGGCTGCTCACATGAAATGCTCAGGGTACAAGTtaacgaggctctgataccacttgttagaccTTTGAATCTAAGCATTGAAGTTGTGGATGACACTAGGAGAGTTGGGACAATTTTCGTTGGTTTATTTCTCACACAATGCCATGCCAACCTGAGGGGTTAGGGATACATACTTATAGGCTGCTAGCCAGCCAAGCATATGCTGAGATGCTGCTAAGATACCAATCTAAGATGTTATCCTCACTGCCAGTCCTTGATGGTCAGGAACTCTATCCTAACTGCCACAAGGACCATGTGCTGCAGCCCCACAGCGACTCTAGTACACAGACTTATCCATCAAATACAATCACAAAGAATACACATCCTACCTCTGCATAATTAGGATACACACGGCTATGAGATAAACTAAACTAATCCTTCAAACTTTTTGAAATGATGTGTCAAAGTCAGACGAAACCTAAGGCCGCTACACAGCCCGAGAACAAAAGAAGATGCAAGATAGGACTTGGGAGAACGCTCTAAGCTTGATACCAGCTCGCACCGCTCAGTGGGACGCGAGACAAAGGGGAACTTCAGTTCAAGATCAAGGTGAGAGTATCAAGCTTGTCATCACCTGCAACTGCAAATGTCTCTTTGTCGTTCCCGGTCATAGTGACACACTGCCACCGCCTGTGGTCAGCTGGGCTGCGTTTGCGGCGTCCGGCCGGGTTCAGTGGTGGCGGAGCCAGAAGCGTTTTATAGTGTGCGTCATGGTTTCAAAATTTTCTTCCTTTTTAGTATAATTTTCCGCAGTGTCATGTTTCCCATTTCTAGAATGTACTGGTAACAATTTGGCCTCAATGCCACGGCATGCTTTATTAATTAAGCATTGAAATGCCGTAACCTTAACGAGGAACTCCAGTTCCTTCGTCTTAAATAATAAACAGAgtaaaagaaagagaaaaaataGTTTGATATGGTGGTATACATGTGTATTTTTTTTTAGATTTTCTTGAAACTGAAAATTTTGATTTTTTTCCCTCTTTTTAATAAAAAATTGGTCTCCAAATTGCCCTACTCCTCAAGGCGGCGTTATACAAATTTCCATGTAACAAGTCTACTACTTCTGTCTATTAGACCCTATCTTTCTTTAGTTAAATTTTGAACATAAATTTAACTAAAAAAACTATATGTCACAAAAATTATAACGTGCAAAATCTCTTTCATATACAAATCTATCTAATTGTATTATTTGACCCAAAATTCGTAAACCCAGATGGAGGAAGTACTCAGTAAAAGCTTTTAACTCCTTGCTCCATTTTCTGTTGTTTGTTTCATCATcactttttttcttcttcttacaACGTTTTTTCTACTCATTGCCTACTTGAAATTCAAAATTGACAAGTATTTCCATCTTGTTTCTAAAAAATTCAATCTGACGTAATTTGTTTTATTAACGAATAAAACAGTTCGTTTCTCAAACAACATGTAATACAACCCTGAAGTAGGATGATGTATTCTCTCGTAAAGGAAATTAATTAATACATAGACCATACAGAAACGAGAGAACATCAGATGTTAAACAGAACTGGCATTGTCAATTTGTCACCAACGTGTTTATACACCAAGTCACAAGTGATGGAGTTTATTATTTGTATTGGACTATACAACAACAGTGTTTGGTATTTCCCCATCTCTATTGTTCCATACTTCCATTTACATCAAAGCAGTGCCACGAGGGCATCAAGATACAAAAGGATTGGCATATATTTACAAAAGGTCCAGCAAAGCCAAGTACAGATGTTTGCATCCTATAAGTTCAGTTATTTGTACCCACCAAACTGACCTGGAGACGAAATACCTCATGGACAGCACCACGGTTGAGAATGACTAGAACTTTTGCCCCGTCGTCGCTGGTGAGCCAACTCAGTGAGTTTTTGTACGACTCATAGTCATCGGGCAACCTAAAACCATAGAACCATCGACCAAGCTTGAGCAAGCTCACACACACCTTCCTTTCTGCTACCTGGCAGGCTTGAAGTGCTTTATCCACCTCATTGGGCTGCAAGAATAATTGCATGTCAAATCCGCATTTTAGGAGCATATATCCAAACTTGGTCCGATTACTCAAGCAAGAACATATGTTGTGAAGCAAAATAAAACTTCACAAGGCTTGACAATTATATTGTCCAAAGCTTTCTGATGTTACCAATCATATATTATCTGAAGTAGTAAAGTGTTCTCTTGAGGTATGTCATAGTACGTTTATACATGACCAAACATGGCATGCCTGTGCAAAGGGACTACCCATTTGTCCTTACGGTGTGCATAGTCTGCTATTAAACACCTGAAGTGCTTCAAGCTAACATAAGCTTCCAGAACAAAACTTGACCTTGTTTGAGGAAAAAGACATAATGAAGCTTGACCTCAGTGCAACAGAGTGTGACACGCTGAACCTAACAATGGTGAATTTTGGAGGAAAGATGAGATCAAAGATTCGAGGGGACTAATAAAGTTTGTTTACATCTGAATGATATAGCTCTCTATACCAGATAATAGGTAATGGTATTTCAAGAACAACAGTGAAAAATGGTTCCAACAACTTTCTATAGCAAAAAAAAAAAAAGTAGTGTAAACTTATTGGGTCACAGAGAGCATGTATCATAAGAAGAGCTCAACAAGAATATCAGGAATCATAACTCACCAGTATATGCAAATATGCAATGGAGTAATGCAATCCAATAAGATTTATTATCGCACTGCGATTTCTTGAAAGCAAGAAAAACTGGACATTGACGAAGCCTATATCCTTCATCAATGCCAAATCAGACATAGCTTTCAAATAACATTCAGCTTCAAGCGAACCGTTATGCGTGCTGCTCTCCACAAATTCAACCACTCTAGAGATAGCCACAGAAGTTCTTCCATGGTTGTTGATGTAGAGAGCTTTCCATCCCTAGAGTACAAGTTACACCAAAAAGCAAGGTTAATCTGTTATGCTTTGGGCAGCAAGGAATAGGTGAATGTGACGAGAAATACAATCTGGAATGGATTAAATAGTTCTTCAAGTTCATTTTATACAACAGACAAGTGAAGACCTCAAAAATAATATAGGTACCATTCTGGTCCTACACCTATGAAGAACACTACATTTTAAACTGATCCGAGACATTTTAAACAGTTCTGCATAATATTCTGGCTAAGAGAcccctctttttttcttttcttttttttttgcgaacTGGCTAAGAGGCCTCATGAAGGGAAGGAAAACCTGGGGTGCCTATTGGCTCTACACAAAAATTGGACCTTAGACTGAACTAGAACCCAAGTTCAAGTGCGTCTTTCCTCTACAAAAGCGAAGACATATTTTAGTAAGAAACTCATGAATTGTCCTAGTATCCGAGACTTATTTGTGAGGTCTTCACTTGTCTGTTGTATGGTATCGCGACAAAATAATTCCTAGTTGACGTACGACAGTGAAATTAGCTTCACATCAGTTTCTGCACAGAATCTAGCATGACACACCGACTTTAGTAGCATAGCAAACAACACTGCAGGGTGTGAAAGCCCTGAATAAGTATTAAACTGAACTTGAAGAAGCAAACACTAAATGAAAACAGTACCAACTACCAAGTGCCAAAAGCTACATCAGATTTGTTACTTATATGAACTATCATAGTTGTTCAATCTAGTATGCAGGCCACATGAACTGTGAACCCAAGAGAAAAATCTGTTGGGGGAAATGGACATGAGAGCTGTATTCTGCTCTCTGCAGTCTGTACCCACCTGCGCACGGGAAGCCCCTGCCCCTCCGGCCGCCATAGCGGCCGCGGTGACCGGCCAGCGGCGGCGGAAGAGGCCCTCCCACACGAAGTTGGCGTCGCAGGCGCGGCGCCAGGACCGGGAGCACCCGCCGAGAGCGCACACGTCGGCCTCCTGAGCACGGCTCGAGCCAGTCAACGAGCGAGCCACATACATACTTCAGCGAGCTACGCGTATACAGAGGAACGGTGAGAGAGAGGCGCACCTGGAGGCGGGACGCGATGGCGATGGCTATGTCGTCGGGAAGGTCGTCCCACCTCCCCTCCGGCGAGGACGGCGACGGCGAGAGCCCCATTCCGATTCCCCTCCCCTCTGCTCCGATTCTGCAGTGTCAAGCTAACGTAACTGCTTTGTGTCGGGGAAGCGGCGGGACTCGGATCATTTGCGGCCGCGCGATCGGGCCACGTCAGGGCCACGTGGAGGAAGGGCCTGGGTCGCACGCGTACCCCCGGGATTCTTTGTGGCGGATCCGTCTCGGGTCGCACCTCTCCCCCTCCTCAATCAATTCCCGACGGCGACCGAGGTGGACCAGCACGCCACGAGCGTAACCAGCACCTAATCAAATTAAAACGCCCCTAGTAGTagtaaaaaaaattcaaaaaataacGTGCCGTGTTAGGAGACCGCGGATTATTTTACTCTactccgtattttattttatttaccGCCCCCTTCAACTTTTTGCCATATATACGTATTTTCTTTCGTACTTTCGCTTGCCTTGCACTTCTCCTACTCCGAATATTTCTCTCTCGCAGGCCCGACGCGACGCGACCCCCTCCCCTCCCTAATCATTGATTGATTGCCCCTCGCTCGACCGGGCCGAGGTTTCTCCCGCCGGCGAGGAGCGGGCCCGCTCGCGCGCAGACAGAATCCGGTCTGAAGGGCGGTTTTGCTCCGCTCCGGCTCGGTGTGTTTGGTGGATCGAGGGGATGgagcggcggcggtggctgcaGGCCGCGGTTCTAATGTGCTTGCTGCTGCTTTGCTCCGGGAGAGGTACGGCTGCTCGCTTTTCTCTCGCCCTGACTGTAGTTTCTACATGTGCTGCGAACCTGCCCTGCTTGCCGGTTAGGCTTGCCTCGGGTCAGGGCAATGTTGTGGCTATGTTCATGAGTCGATTAGGAGCTACAACGCCATTATTAACCAGCAGTTGTCTGGTCACTAGTTCACCACATGTTGTTTGATACTTTGATTGACTCCTGTTATGTGCTCAAACTCCAAAAAACTTATATGCTTGTGCACACCTTGTCATCCTCTGCAATGATTCTTAGCCTAGCTACTCGGTTCTATACCGTGTCATGATCGATTACTCAACGCATTCTTGTATTCTCATGTTGGTCCTGTTTTCTTCATTCAGAACTTAAGAACAAAAGACAAGCGCCAGCATATAATTCCACTCTCGCCAAGACGCTTGCAGAGTATACTTCAGCAGTAAGTTTGCCTGTCATCTTGTCTTCTTCATCGTCCAATTCAGATTTCTAGTGTAATATCTATCCAGTAGTAATGGGTTTAAACATTGCTGCTGTTTTTTACAGGTTTATACTAATGACCTGTCACAGTTATTCACCTGGACCTGTGAAAAATGTGGTGACTTAACGGAGGTATTCTTCCTCATCTCTTATGCATGATTTTTAAAGAAAGGGCAAGAAGATGGTTTTGTTCAAGATTTATCATTATTCATATGTAGTTTGGTGTGGTTGACTGATTAGGTTTGTTTTATGACGCAGGGGTTCGAGGTGATCGAGCTGATTATTGATGTGAAAAATTGCTTGGAGGTTATCCCTCTATCCATGATCTTTCTTTTTTACCTTGAATATACTCTTCTTTCACATTGATGTTGATAGTTTTGATGAGCCAGGCATATGTCGGTTTTGCAAGTGACATGAATGCTGTTGTAGTTGCATTCAGAGGGACTCAGGAGAACAGGTTCTTCTTCTATATCTTTTCCTTATTAGTGGTTATTACTTATTATAAAGGCTGCTTTGGAATGTATTATTCAGTAAGCATATAACATCAGAAACAATGAATTATTTCTAACATGTGAGGTATCTTAAATTGATACCTGAAGTCTTGCTCAATCAGATAAATTTGACATAGTTCACATCCTGCTATTTTTATGTAAATAATGTTTCTCCTCCATTCTCTCAGCATCCAGAATTGGATTGAGGACTTATTTTGGAAACAACTTGATTTTGACTATCCAGGCATGACTGAAGCAAAGGTCAGCATGGCTAAAGTTTTTGTGATGAAAATGCTGGTTCATGCACTGTATTAATGTTGGTGATCTATCTGTTTATAGGTGCACAGTGGGTTTTATTCTGCATATCATAATACAACATTGCGTGATGGAGTCATCAATGGCATCCAGAAGACCAGGGAAGCATATGGCAATATTCCCATCATGGTGACAGGACATTCCATGGGAGGGGCCATGGCTTCGTTTTGTGCCCTTGATCTAATTGTGGGTGCTAATATTTGTCTGAAGAAGATATGCTTTCATTTATTTAGAAGTTTATCTACTTTTCATGAATTCATCCTCCTGCTAAATTCTACTACAAGCTGTCCTTTTTGAATGGAATAGGGTGCATTGTTGGGGATTCCATTCCTCCTCTGTTCTTAGTTTTAATCAATTCATTCATCTGTATAAAATGCATTGAAAGAACTTCTAACATCACTAAAATCAATACTACATAATTAGTGCACAATTCTCAGACTGAACTCTCTTTACATTTGATAGACTAGTTATTACTAATATTTTGTTGGGGATCACAGCAAGTGTCAGCCGATCAAGAACCTCAGTGATAGTATAATCTGATTTCTGTGCTTGTTCTTCTAAATAC
Coding sequences within it:
- the LOC125515243 gene encoding uncharacterized protein LOC125515243; the encoded protein is MGLSPSPSSPEGRWDDLPDDIAIAIASRLQEADVCALGGCSRSWRRACDANFVWEGLFRRRWPVTAAAMAAGGAGASRAQGWKALYINNHGRTSVAISRVVEFVESSTHNGSLEAECYLKAMSDLALMKDIGFVNVQFFLLSRNRSAIINLIGLHYSIAYLHILPNEVDKALQACQVAERKVCVSLLKLGRWFYGFRLPDDYESYKNSLSWLTSDDGAKVLVILNRGAVHEVFRLQVSLVGTNN
- the LOC125515235 gene encoding lipase-like; protein product: MERRRWLQAAVLMCLLLLCSGRELKNKRQAPAYNSTLAKTLAEYTSAVYTNDLSQLFTWTCEKCGDLTEGFEVIELIIDVKNCLEAYVGFASDMNAVVVAFRGTQENSIQNWIEDLFWKQLDFDYPGMTEAKVHSGFYSAYHNTTLRDGVINGIQKTREAYGNIPIMVTGHSMGGAMASFCALDLIVNYGLKDVTLLTFGQPRIGNAVFASHFKKYLPNAIRVTNAHDIVPHLPPYYQYFPQKTYHHFPREVWVHNIGLDSLVYPIEQTCDDSGEDPTCSRSVSGNSVQDHIHYLGISMHSDSRGSCRIVTDDNMLRHKVDTVDGAIVFSKQPGLSVDQLLSTQ